From Streptomyces sp. NBC_00690, a single genomic window includes:
- a CDS encoding transposase, whose protein sequence is MTLLRRVMALPDPQFSTPRVLGVDDFAICRGQTYSSDPVGRRAERKKAAHALVPELLAQGHSRRAIARHLGWGLNTVLRYANAARWQDTVRDNRPRPSRLDLYKPYLERRFAAGCTSVTRLHSELVAENAPVTYGMVRAHIATLRGAPSAAPPRPPTVRQGTGWLTRHPTTLTEEDRAGLKEVLARCPELDTAAGHVRDFGEILTDRLGSTLPTWIDAVDASQLLGLTGFALHMHRDLDAVTAGLTLDWSSGSIEGAVNRIKKIKRQLYGRAGFELLRKMILLQ, encoded by the coding sequence ATGACCTTGTTACGCAGGGTCATGGCACTGCCCGATCCGCAGTTCAGCACGCCGCGAGTGCTGGGCGTGGACGATTTCGCAATCTGTCGCGGCCAGACCTACTCCTCGGATCCCGTCGGCCGTCGGGCCGAGCGGAAGAAGGCCGCACACGCCCTGGTCCCCGAGCTGCTTGCCCAAGGCCACTCACGCCGGGCGATTGCCCGGCACCTGGGCTGGGGCCTCAACACCGTGCTCCGGTACGCGAACGCCGCACGCTGGCAGGACACCGTCCGCGACAACCGGCCCCGGCCCAGCAGACTGGACCTCTACAAGCCCTACCTGGAGCGGCGATTCGCCGCAGGATGCACCAGCGTCACCCGACTGCACAGCGAGCTGGTTGCCGAGAACGCTCCCGTCACTTACGGCATGGTCCGCGCGCACATCGCCACCTTGCGTGGGGCTCCGTCCGCCGCACCGCCGCGGCCGCCGACGGTGCGGCAGGGGACCGGGTGGCTCACCCGTCACCCCACGACCTTGACCGAGGAGGACCGGGCCGGTCTGAAGGAAGTCCTGGCCCGCTGCCCTGAACTGGACACGGCGGCCGGACATGTCCGCGACTTCGGCGAGATACTCACCGACCGCCTCGGCTCCACACTTCCCACCTGGATCGACGCGGTCGATGCCAGCCAGCTACTCGGCCTCACCGGCTTCGCACTTCACATGCACCGAGATCTCGACGCCGTGACAGCCGGGCTCACACTCGACTGGAGTTCCGGCAGCATCGAAGGCGCCGTCAACCGCATCAAGAAGATCAAGCGGCAGCTCTACGGTCGGGCCGGATTCGAACTGCTCCGCAAAATGATCCTGCTCCAGTAG
- a CDS encoding DUF4262 domain-containing protein: MTADPLQCRCVLCHDYSDRDKADRMDLTIIENVQRHGWHVVMVPEDDIGPGFAYTIGLAHAHNSPELAMFGLDIHVMHRLLNRLGEKSAAGGVLADGQRHPDVVDGHQVVLRQVDLRWYRTFFGQAIGFYRRPPCPVLQVAWPDAHDRFHWDEQAEVRHRESQPQLWLPPSEHPVGIWTTEL; encoded by the coding sequence ATGACTGCCGATCCGTTACAGTGCCGCTGCGTCCTCTGCCATGACTACAGTGACCGAGACAAAGCGGACCGCATGGATCTGACGATCATCGAGAACGTGCAGCGGCACGGATGGCACGTCGTGATGGTTCCCGAGGACGACATCGGTCCTGGATTCGCCTACACGATCGGCCTCGCGCACGCTCACAACTCACCTGAGCTCGCCATGTTCGGACTCGATATCCATGTCATGCACCGCCTTCTCAACAGGCTGGGAGAGAAGTCCGCCGCGGGCGGTGTACTGGCCGACGGTCAAAGACATCCTGACGTTGTCGACGGTCACCAAGTCGTGCTCAGGCAGGTTGATCTGCGCTGGTACCGGACCTTCTTCGGACAGGCTATCGGGTTCTACCGGCGGCCTCCTTGCCCTGTGCTGCAAGTTGCGTGGCCCGACGCGCATGACCGATTTCACTGGGACGAACAGGCTGAGGTGAGGCATCGGGAGTCACAGCCTCAGTTGTGGCTGCCACCGAGTGAGCACCCTGTCGGGATCTGGACGACCGAACTCTGA
- a CDS encoding MerR family transcriptional regulator, translating to MLHPCPKGRVKWDDGQVITIGQLAGYIGVSIKTIRVYHAKGLLPEPDRDASGYRRYDASAAIDLIKIRTLAEAGVPLSRIRHLRSATDGAFQQALREIDDQVTDRIRRLQATQGRLRQLAVGQLAPLPNEVLAYLAHLAEWRFTPRWVDLQRDLWILVFATHPQHAITLFHDQAETLAEPALRQLFLDYDHAHDLDADDPRVDDLARRIAEATRERYGPDEPPELDAASAIPALIQRRVNASSLAWQRLDTLIRAQLDT from the coding sequence ATGCTGCACCCTTGCCCCAAGGGCAGGGTCAAGTGGGACGATGGCCAGGTGATCACCATCGGGCAGCTGGCCGGGTACATCGGAGTGTCGATCAAGACCATTCGCGTCTACCACGCCAAGGGACTGCTTCCCGAGCCCGACCGTGATGCGTCCGGCTACCGGCGGTACGACGCGAGCGCTGCCATCGACCTGATCAAGATCCGGACGCTCGCCGAAGCCGGCGTCCCCCTGTCCCGTATCCGGCACTTGAGATCAGCAACTGACGGAGCGTTCCAGCAGGCGCTGCGCGAGATCGATGACCAGGTCACCGACCGCATCCGTCGCCTGCAGGCAACGCAGGGGCGCCTGCGTCAACTCGCCGTTGGGCAGCTGGCACCGCTGCCCAACGAGGTCCTCGCCTATCTGGCGCACCTGGCCGAATGGAGATTCACCCCTCGATGGGTGGACCTGCAACGCGACCTGTGGATCCTCGTGTTCGCCACCCACCCACAACACGCGATCACACTGTTTCACGACCAGGCCGAGACCCTGGCCGAGCCGGCGCTGCGGCAGCTCTTCCTCGACTACGACCATGCCCACGACCTCGACGCCGACGATCCCCGCGTCGACGACCTCGCCCGCCGGATCGCCGAGGCAACCCGGGAACGCTACGGACCCGACGAACCGCCCGAGCTGGATGCGGCCTCCGCTATCCCTGCCCTCATCCAGAGAAGGGTCAACGCCTCGTCTCTGGCATGGCAGCGACTCGACACGCTCATCCGTGCACAACTGGATACGTAA
- a CDS encoding helix-turn-helix domain-containing protein — protein MRAQIVLHAARGRSNARIAAETRLPVDTVRTWRNRFTDGGLPALAARRRSGHTARFTPCRSPRPRPWPANSQPRQAHRCHAGRAQNWPPS, from the coding sequence ATGCGCGCGCAGATCGTGCTGCACGCGGCCCGGGGACGCTCCAACGCTCGTATCGCTGCCGAGACCCGCCTGCCCGTGGATACGGTGCGGACCTGGCGGAACCGGTTCACCGACGGCGGGCTGCCGGCCCTCGCAGCCCGCAGGCGCTCGGGGCACACGGCCCGCTTCACCCCGTGCAGGTCGCCGAGACCAAGGCCATGGCCTGCCAACTCCCAGCCGAGACAGGCACACCGCTGTCACGCTGGTCGCGCTCAGAACTGGCCACCGAGCTGA
- a CDS encoding DUF4240 domain-containing protein: protein MTEEEFWSLISVLRGVANQRTIPALTAALAQQGKVRIEEFADSLSENLRRLANEPLSGTPARDVNDPSDALPVPLVGDALINFHFAVVAAGSSRFQQIRKNPDQVATCAWDFSESDRLAEAVSTAYEITTGQPWLGPLPGFHIHEPDESTNLVAGGPIWLSFALHGDIDIPTAYFDAANTAVDMVHEDPQWRTWWSHAEQRDLNIEIAYASLAERSHIATRKGGAWVSFREIGSRFRGLNKGGLAYLAATDLEAVFALVSTSLSLPMPPQVPRLAHATPPTRQNDAARTRLEALRQRHRRRP, encoded by the coding sequence ATGACAGAAGAAGAGTTTTGGTCCCTCATCAGCGTCCTTCGGGGCGTGGCAAACCAGCGGACAATTCCCGCCCTGACAGCAGCCCTGGCACAACAGGGGAAGGTTCGTATTGAGGAATTCGCCGATTCTCTTTCGGAGAATCTACGGCGCCTTGCCAATGAGCCTCTCTCAGGAACTCCAGCCCGAGACGTGAACGATCCATCAGACGCGCTGCCGGTGCCGCTGGTTGGTGACGCGCTTATCAATTTCCACTTCGCGGTTGTGGCGGCAGGCAGCTCACGATTCCAGCAGATTCGAAAGAACCCAGACCAGGTGGCCACCTGCGCCTGGGACTTTAGCGAGTCGGATCGCCTTGCCGAGGCTGTCTCCACCGCCTATGAGATCACCACGGGACAACCATGGCTAGGCCCACTCCCTGGATTCCACATCCATGAACCCGACGAGTCGACCAACCTCGTGGCGGGGGGTCCCATCTGGCTCAGCTTCGCTCTGCACGGCGACATCGACATTCCTACGGCCTATTTCGACGCAGCCAACACTGCAGTCGATATGGTCCACGAGGACCCCCAGTGGCGTACCTGGTGGTCACACGCAGAGCAGCGCGACCTGAACATTGAGATCGCATACGCCTCGCTGGCGGAGCGCTCTCACATCGCTACCCGAAAGGGAGGGGCTTGGGTCTCGTTCCGCGAAATCGGCTCCCGCTTTCGCGGATTGAACAAGGGTGGCCTTGCCTACCTCGCCGCCACTGATCTGGAAGCCGTGTTCGCACTCGTATCTACGTCTCTGAGCCTGCCCATGCCACCCCAGGTACCCCGCCTGGCGCATGCAACCCCGCCAACGAGGCAGAATGACGCCGCCCGCACACGGCTGGAGGCATTGCGGCAACGCCACCGAAGACGCCCCTGA
- a CDS encoding helix-turn-helix domain-containing protein — protein sequence MPEGEGVLATHIDHLFRTVRADDGGEYTFEEVAEAIRAKGGPTISATYLWQLRKGVRDNPTKRHLEALAGFFGVPPAYFFDDAEAARIDAELTLLNALRDAPVRQIALRARGLSGKSLATIADVVERVRELEGLPQGDGTQ from the coding sequence ATGCCTGAAGGCGAAGGGGTGCTTGCCACCCACATAGACCACCTGTTCCGCACCGTACGAGCGGACGACGGCGGCGAGTACACCTTCGAGGAGGTCGCCGAGGCGATCAGGGCCAAAGGCGGCCCGACGATCTCCGCCACATACCTCTGGCAGTTGCGCAAGGGCGTGCGGGACAACCCAACCAAACGACACCTCGAAGCGCTGGCGGGATTCTTCGGCGTGCCGCCCGCGTACTTCTTCGACGACGCCGAGGCTGCCCGGATCGACGCGGAACTGACACTGCTCAACGCTCTGCGGGACGCTCCCGTGCGGCAGATCGCCCTGCGCGCCAGGGGGTTGTCAGGGAAGAGCCTCGCCACCATCGCCGACGTGGTCGAGCGCGTCCGCGAACTCGAAGGACTGCCCCAGGGAGACGGCACGCAGTGA
- a CDS encoding MAB_1171c family putative transporter: MGELLLRYIPPIAAWLLVVSWRNQDDAIRRLWLGLAVSLTVLTPAAQTAMSGFTGGYNLARLLGHAGMVLVAWSAHDFLAHLNGLRRSRWSKWWTAGMFALMCVLFNLNPSLIPQAPWVFEYWMTYLLTLTPAFGNVMRLGLRFARITSDRALRAGLHMVVVGTALATVYLANRVVRIGASRFDYPYPLGYVFWVSAVLPNAAHALVILGAATPAVAGWWRRYRQYTRLRPLWLLLVTADPSIALNPRVGWWNMRLRVYRRVIEIRDGLLDTA, encoded by the coding sequence ATGGGTGAGCTGCTGCTCCGCTACATCCCCCCGATCGCCGCATGGCTGCTGGTGGTCAGCTGGCGCAACCAGGACGACGCCATCCGCCGCTTATGGCTGGGGCTCGCGGTATCGCTGACCGTGCTGACCCCGGCAGCTCAGACGGCCATGTCAGGGTTCACCGGCGGGTACAACCTCGCACGGCTGCTCGGGCATGCGGGCATGGTACTCGTGGCCTGGTCGGCACACGACTTCCTGGCACACCTCAACGGACTGCGCAGGAGCCGCTGGAGCAAGTGGTGGACGGCCGGCATGTTCGCGTTGATGTGCGTGCTGTTCAACCTGAACCCCAGCCTGATACCCCAAGCGCCGTGGGTCTTCGAGTACTGGATGACCTACCTGCTCACACTCACGCCCGCGTTCGGGAATGTGATGCGCCTCGGTCTGCGTTTCGCCCGCATCACCTCGGACCGGGCGCTGCGCGCGGGCCTGCACATGGTCGTGGTCGGCACAGCGCTGGCGACCGTCTACTTGGCGAACAGAGTCGTGCGCATCGGGGCGAGCCGGTTCGACTACCCCTACCCGCTGGGGTACGTGTTCTGGGTGAGCGCGGTGCTACCCAACGCCGCTCATGCCCTCGTGATACTCGGTGCCGCCACTCCCGCCGTGGCCGGGTGGTGGCGCCGATATCGCCAGTACACCCGCCTACGCCCGCTCTGGCTGCTCCTGGTGACCGCTGATCCCTCCATCGCCCTGAACCCACGGGTGGGCTGGTGGAACATGCGGTTGCGGGTATACCGGCGAGTGATCGAAATCCGGGACGGACTGCTCGACACCGCCTGA
- a CDS encoding EF-hand domain-containing protein: MGTAAPDIITTKLERSFAALDTNHDGHLDWPDYQRLADRYLSAYHLDPDDRRARALHAFFLSYWLELLRHADVQEDWLSRDQYVAAVRLASADASRLNVADGLGHVLFDVIDVNGDNEISREEFTRFLTDVWALEEADALKAFRTLDTSSDDTVSRPEFLKAIREYFLLSDPDAPGSLFFGSA; this comes from the coding sequence ATGGGCACCGCCGCACCCGACATCATCACCACGAAGCTGGAACGCTCCTTCGCCGCCCTGGACACCAATCATGACGGTCACCTCGACTGGCCGGACTACCAGAGGCTCGCCGACCGCTACCTCAGCGCCTACCACCTCGACCCCGACGACCGCCGCGCCCGCGCCCTGCACGCCTTCTTCCTGAGCTACTGGCTGGAGTTGCTGCGCCACGCGGATGTCCAGGAGGACTGGCTGAGTAGGGACCAGTACGTCGCCGCCGTCCGTCTGGCGAGCGCTGACGCGAGCCGGCTGAACGTGGCCGACGGGCTCGGGCACGTTCTCTTCGACGTGATCGACGTCAATGGCGACAACGAGATCAGCCGGGAAGAGTTCACCCGTTTCCTGACCGACGTGTGGGCCCTCGAAGAAGCCGACGCCCTGAAGGCGTTCAGGACACTAGACACCAGCAGCGACGACACGGTCTCCCGCCCGGAGTTCCTCAAGGCGATCCGCGAATACTTCCTGCTGAGCGACCCGGACGCCCCGGGCAGCCTCTTCTTCGGGTCAGCCTGA